The following are encoded together in the Lathyrus oleraceus cultivar Zhongwan6 chromosome 3, CAAS_Psat_ZW6_1.0, whole genome shotgun sequence genome:
- the LOC127128153 gene encoding sulfite oxidase isoform X1 has translation MPGITGPSDYSKEPIRHNSLQINSKEPFNAEPQRSALISSYLTPADLFYKRNHGPIPIVDDIEKYSVSISGLIENPKQLFMEDIRKLPKYNVTSTLQCAGNRRTAMSKTKTVKGVGWGVSAIGNAVWGGAKLTDVLELVGIPKLTNTTKYGGKYVEFVSIDQCKEENGGPYKASITLSQATNPEADVLLAYEMNGEPLNRDHGFPLRVVVPGVIGARSVKWLEAINIIAEECQGFFVQKDYKMFPPSVNWENINWSSRRPQMDFPVQCVICSLEDTTTITPGKVSISGYAASGGGRGIERVDVSVDGGKTWMEASRFQKSDIPYTADDDGNCDKWAWVLFEVTAEIQQSTEIIAKAVDSAGNVQPEKVEDVWNLRGILNTSWHRIQVHVNDSNS, from the exons ATGCCAGGAATCACAGGCCCTTCAGATTATTCCAAAGAACCTATTCGCCACAACTCTCTTCAAATTAACTCCAAG GAACCTTTCAATGCTGAGCCACAACGTTCTGCCTTGATTTCATCCTATTTGACTCCTGCAGATTTGTTCTACAAGAGAAATCATGGCCCGATACCGATAGTCGATGACATAGAAAA ATATAGTGTATCCATATCTGGCTTGATAGAAAATCCCAAACAGCTTTTTATGGAAGATATCAG GAAACTTCCCAAGTACAATGTCACTTCCACACTACAG TGTGCAGGAAATAGAAGGACTGCTATGAGCAAAACTAAAACAGTTAAGGGTGTTGGATGGGGTGTTTCTGCTATTGGGAATG CGGTTTGGGGTGGTGCCAAATTGACTGATGTTCTTGAACTTGTTGGAATACCGAAGTTGACGAATACAACTAAATATGGAGGAAAATATGTTGAATTTGTAAGCATTGATCAGTGTAAGGAGGAAAATGGAGGACCATACAAGGCATCAATTACACTCAGCCAGGCTACAAATCCTGAAGCAGATGTTTTACTTGCTTATGAGATGAATGGAGAA CCTCTTAACAGGGATCATGGTTTTCCATTACGCGTGGTTGTTCCGGGTGTCATTGGAGCCCGGTCTGTTAAATGGCTGGAAGCTATCAATATCATAGCAGAAGAATGCCAG GGCTTTTTCGTGCAAAAAGACTACAAAATGTTTCCTCCGTCTGTAAATTGGGAAAATATCAATTGGTCATCGAGGCGACCTCAAATGGATTTCCCTGTTCAG TGTGTTATATGTTCTCTAGAAGACACGACCACGATAACACCGGGAAAG GTGAGTATTAGTGGATATGCAGCATCAGGTGGTGGCAGAGGCATTGAAAGAGTGGATGTGTCCGTTGATGGAGGGAAAACTTGGATGGAAGCGTCGAGGTTTCAAAAAAGTGACATTCCTTACACAGCAGATGATGATGGAAACTGTGACAAATGGGCTTGGGTGCTATTTGAGGTCACAGCTGAAATTCAACAAAGCACGGAGATTATCGCAAAAGCG GTAGATTCAGCAGGAAATGTTCAACCCGAAAAAGTTGAAGACGTTTGGAACTTGAGAGGGATATTAAACACTTCATGGCATCGGATACAAGTTCATGTGAATGATTCTAACtcttaa
- the LOC127128153 gene encoding sulfite oxidase isoform X2, whose product MEDIRKLPKYNVTSTLQCAGNRRTAMSKTKTVKGVGWGVSAIGNAVWGGAKLTDVLELVGIPKLTNTTKYGGKYVEFVSIDQCKEENGGPYKASITLSQATNPEADVLLAYEMNGEPLNRDHGFPLRVVVPGVIGARSVKWLEAINIIAEECQGFFVQKDYKMFPPSVNWENINWSSRRPQMDFPVQCVICSLEDTTTITPGKVSISGYAASGGGRGIERVDVSVDGGKTWMEASRFQKSDIPYTADDDGNCDKWAWVLFEVTAEIQQSTEIIAKAVDSAGNVQPEKVEDVWNLRGILNTSWHRIQVHVNDSNS is encoded by the exons ATGGAAGATATCAG GAAACTTCCCAAGTACAATGTCACTTCCACACTACAG TGTGCAGGAAATAGAAGGACTGCTATGAGCAAAACTAAAACAGTTAAGGGTGTTGGATGGGGTGTTTCTGCTATTGGGAATG CGGTTTGGGGTGGTGCCAAATTGACTGATGTTCTTGAACTTGTTGGAATACCGAAGTTGACGAATACAACTAAATATGGAGGAAAATATGTTGAATTTGTAAGCATTGATCAGTGTAAGGAGGAAAATGGAGGACCATACAAGGCATCAATTACACTCAGCCAGGCTACAAATCCTGAAGCAGATGTTTTACTTGCTTATGAGATGAATGGAGAA CCTCTTAACAGGGATCATGGTTTTCCATTACGCGTGGTTGTTCCGGGTGTCATTGGAGCCCGGTCTGTTAAATGGCTGGAAGCTATCAATATCATAGCAGAAGAATGCCAG GGCTTTTTCGTGCAAAAAGACTACAAAATGTTTCCTCCGTCTGTAAATTGGGAAAATATCAATTGGTCATCGAGGCGACCTCAAATGGATTTCCCTGTTCAG TGTGTTATATGTTCTCTAGAAGACACGACCACGATAACACCGGGAAAG GTGAGTATTAGTGGATATGCAGCATCAGGTGGTGGCAGAGGCATTGAAAGAGTGGATGTGTCCGTTGATGGAGGGAAAACTTGGATGGAAGCGTCGAGGTTTCAAAAAAGTGACATTCCTTACACAGCAGATGATGATGGAAACTGTGACAAATGGGCTTGGGTGCTATTTGAGGTCACAGCTGAAATTCAACAAAGCACGGAGATTATCGCAAAAGCG GTAGATTCAGCAGGAAATGTTCAACCCGAAAAAGTTGAAGACGTTTGGAACTTGAGAGGGATATTAAACACTTCATGGCATCGGATACAAGTTCATGTGAATGATTCTAACtcttaa